The Pomacea canaliculata isolate SZHN2017 linkage group LG14, ASM307304v1, whole genome shotgun sequence genomic sequence TTTAGAATTTTCTAGATCTTACCTTTCGGAAATGGCGAGTCAGAAATCAGGCATTTTGCGTCGCTTCTGAGAACAAAAGTCACTTTTTTTAAGTATATGCAACACTGATTTGTGTGCTTCGATTGTACATGGATCATCACACTTGTATGTTTGCAAATAAAGTAGGTTTTCATCACAATTTTTGATGGACACAGTTTGGTGTGGCAGTATGCTCcaaaacaacttttattatataccattttgtctttctgtctttgtgcaAGATTTACTTTGCTTTGATAAACTGGTTTATGGCCTGTCTTGTCTTATTTTTGAAGAGAAGGTGGCCACACCAGCGGTGATGTTAAAAGTGAGAATATTTTCAACAAGGTATTTGTATATAATCTCTACCACTCAGGATATAATGTTGAAACTAAGGTAAATCAGGTTTGTGTGAACACGGAATGAGAGCATTTCATCCATGACTGAgtcaatgtaaataaaactgtcagtCTTCTTCATTAGCTTGCTATTGGTTTTAACGGATAATGAGAGGCTGTGGCTACTTTTTATGGAATGTTCGATACCAACGATCTCTTCAGCGGAATGTTTCATCCCCGATCGGATTACACCCAAGCCATGAACTTTTAATCACCTttataaacagttgaaaaatCGAAAAGGGCCAACATAAAAGCTCGGCTTTAATAGCCTTTTCATACAACTTTCTGATATCTTTAACACAGAGAGGACTGAATAATTGAATACATAGTGTGAAGCAGTCTAGAAAAACTTTGTATCCTGTCCACTTCAACTTGCGCCCGTGCAtacacactcatatacacaGGTACATGAATACAAACATACCTGTGTGCATCCGTCTCCAGCGCTTCTTTTCTATCTACATACTAGGCAAAACATTGTTGacaaagtgataaaaaaagtattgaagTATCGTGTGACAGGCGGTGTTTAGATGTTTGGTGTCCTCTGTTAGCCTGGGCAATCTGTCGGACTGATGATAAGTCTTTAAAACATGAAGATGAATCAGTCAACTGTGAAAGCCATACATATagataaaattattaaacatttaacaaataatatgtaacttttatacacacacacacacacactagtgtAACATCCATGTTGACAACCTCAGGAAATAGTTTTGCGTGGTCATGAAACAACGAGCGATTGTCGGGTGTCTGTGtgtcgttgttgttttgttttgttttggggttttttaattgtttttttgtcGGTTAGACCATTCGTATCGTGACAGTAACAAAGCGAAAAAGGTCCACAAGAGAAGCTCAAGTTTAACATccttttcatgcagttttctaaTATCTTTTACACAGCAAAAGTGAATAATTTACAGCAGTCAGAAAGCCTCTTAATACCGCCATGCTTCAAATTGCAAATAAGTACAATGGTCAGCaccctcacacatacacacgcacatacacacaaacgtacGCACGCGCGTACATCCATACACATGAATGCTgcaagaaaagtagaaaaatatgaaaaatttaaatacttaaGTCAATCATTGCTGCTGCTCGAATTGTAGTCATTGTTTCGAAACTTTGCCTCATTCACATGTGAATAGCTTCTATCAGACTGCTTTTTATTGGCTATTTTGTTGGCATTTTTTAGTTGGGTTCCTGGCTTTTGAACACAATTCCTGCTCTACAGTtagacagcttttttttctttcttttggtctgttcagtcttttttattcttacacacacacacagctctaAGCTGAAGTAGTATTTTAACAAGCTATCTCACCAAAGCCAGGTAGACCATCATCACGGACAGGTTGAGAGACTTCACTAACACCGAGGGCCGACACATCAGCACAATGACACACCTGGTGGGGAAAcctttcttcacacacctgtGTCTGGACACACATCGCTACACACAAGTGATGTTGTTTTGTATGTACCTGCATTTCTTCTCAGCTGTTCTTGGTAAGTATTTCCGAGGGGATTTTACTTGTAAAGTACAGGTAATGTTGGAAaagtattaattaaaaacaacggcattattttaagtatttaaaaaaatcacaaaagaccACTTCTTGTGAGGTGATGTatgataaattattaaataataaaaaaacaaattaccaCACGAAAGAGGATGGACACATTTCTAgttttcaaaagattttatttcgtTTTAGAAATACGTTGTCAAGATATGTAATACTGAAACTAGACTAAATAATGTCATTAGTTAATCGTGGGAAAACAGTTTTGagttatttattgttgtaaCGGTTTTACTCCGGCATATTTTGTCTTCAACAACATTACTTAAAGCTAAAACCTAAGACAGGACAACTTTGCTGAATGTGATAAGCTTCAAAAGGGAATCTTCTCTCCCTACTCAGTatggaaaaaaatacagcataacatttaatattatgcttgtacatgtacattttttatcGTTGGTTATTGATAATAATTCCCCAATTTCCTTATTTAGACTCTCTACCTCTTTACACCTCACGCTTCCAACCATACAGTATCACATTTAAGCTCCGGggtgtttgaaaaataaaaaaaatattatataactAGTTTTTGAACTATAACATTTGATATTTGATCATAGACTTTATGAAACTGAGGTGTGAGTTTCTCATGTTTTGACAATGAAtatgatttttatatatattattttgtagttgTTTGGATGCCCAACCCTGTCTCTGAGGGGTCTTAGAACTTAGAACATGTTTGGTATCATCACAAACATTTGAATACCTTAACAATCGTTTACCTTCACAAATCTCAAACCATGCTACATCCTTTCAACATCCTGATgcgttttacagaaaattacatGAAGAAGTGTAGTCAGGAATAACGGGATAGGATTCAAAACTGACTTTTGTCTCTTCTACAGGCTTGTTCATGCTGAGGCCAAAACGTTGTTAAACTGCCTGACTGGAAgtctattatttttttgtattacaGCTTCTGATAATGTGGCGCTGAGAAAGCCGGCTCGTCACATCTCTACTTCGGTCAAATATTCATACGGGACGGCGGACAAGGCGGTGGATGGCATCACCGATGGTGACTTTTATCAGCACTCCTGTACCCACActgatgacaaaataaacaccTGGTGGAAGGTGGACCTGATGGGCTTCTACAACATCACCAGCGTGCAGCTCTTCACGAGGACTGATGATTGTTGTGAGTGACCTACCCTACCGTAGTGATGAAATGTTTTGACTTTTGCTTAGTTTTCGAACTGGTAACGAAGTGGTCACTCCAGAGGGTGCCAACTGTAAGCATGTTGGTTACAATCCAGATGCAGATCTTCAAATCCCACTTTGTATTGACGGTTTACATAAATGCGTGATACAAATAGAAACACTAAAAAGGGAAGGACTACACACTCACATGTTTAAAATGCCCTGAACTGTGACTTTCATATTTCTATCGTTTACTAGAGTGCTGCTGTACACGGTATTTTATAAGAgaatttcattatcatcatttgcATCATCTGCATCGTCTTCAatcgtcatcaatcatcatccttGGTATTGGAGATAGATAgtcataatcataattataGTCTAATAATCTGTGCTCCTAATTAACTTCTTACCAGGGTCGAGATTACAAAACTTCGAAGTGCGTGTATCTCAGATTAACCCTACGACCTTTCCGTCATTGGAAGGACAGCGGTGCGTCTTCTTCAGTCAACAGGTGCCTTCCGCTGGAACTTTGCTCACGTGCTCTCGTCCAATCACAGGTCGCTTCGTCAGTCTGTACAAGGCTGCTGACGATGTTCTCACCATCTGCGAGATGTTTGTCTTCGGGACGAAGCTCGACTTTTCTGGTAAAACTTAGCCTTATAGTACAAACTTCTATGTTATCACGTGTGCACATTATAAGTCACGTGATTGCTCGTCTTCAAGTGGCTAATATCGTGGCgagtgtgaatgagtgaatgtgtATCCAAGTACAACTCACTTGTACATCAAGTACACGTAATAATAAATAGGTCTTGGTGTTTCAGGTACGTACCAACTAGTGCAGGACAACTCCCGCTCAATTCttcgctgtgacgtcactaactgCGTCCTCGCGCCATTGGCTGCGCTGTGAAGTGTACTAGTGACGTTCACGTGCCTCGCTTTCAACGTCATGGCGTCAGGAACAAGTTTCACGCGGTGTTGGCCTGCGAACTTCGGGACTTGCAGAGTTTTTAGCCTGACACTTCAAGCCCACACCGGATGGAGAGCTTACAGGCGCGTGGTGAAGTGGATGAAGGAAGTAACTGGATGGACAACACAATCGTTAGGATATGGACCCTGACACAAACTTCAGTAGTGTAGTGCACTGTAATGAACTGTTCTTCCGAGATTTTCATTTTCGCTGAATGCCACATTTGGGTGTTCTTATTACATGTTTGACGTTTAATTAATGTAAGTAGATAAATAAGCACTGGTGATGATCAGTTATTCGCTCTCACTCACGTGTTCTCTATAGGTCTTTTTTTAGTTATTCCTTTAACATAGGTGTTTGCATTCACTAAATGTGTTTACTGTGGTAACGCACTAAAAGAAGATCCAAGAATAAGCAAGAAGTACTAAGTGACAGACTTGCTTACACACTGCTATGTCCAAGTCACTTGTTGGTGAACAGAGAACCAGGTATCCAAAGACCTTTAATCCAGCTTCCAGCTTGTAACATGTGATCAAGCCTTCGTGCTTGTGAATCCAATAGGCGCTTGTTGGCCATGAAATATTGTCAGTTTATTCAATGGTTAAATAGCCTAGCATGGGTAGCGAACCAGCGAGTTATAAATCAACACAGGACCTGTCTAATTGTCAAGGAGATGATCACCCTTCTCCTCTCTGCATAGCTACTCTCTTGACGGAAAATAAACTCAACGCTGAGCcctgttttcactttttttgaattttgattGGCATTTAACAGACTTCACAGTTCATCCTTTTTATCGACTGTCTTTGCGCACTTGTACGATTGCCTATGTCAACGATAAGAGCTTGGTGTCAACCTACACTTTTGCACACGATATTCATGTCATGATTAAGGATGTGTGGGTGTTTTAATCTTTGAATACAGCAAAAAATTGCTTGCATATTCGATATTTGTATTCATTCTTTAGGTAATGCTCATCTTTTGACCGATATTGGCTGACCGTTGGTAAATACCAGTTAGTCATCAATCATCTTATAGCTGATCAAGCCGACAATAACACATTTACTCTTAAATGAAGGTATAACTTGTTATTTTGTAGCTCAATTATTGTGATgcatctctttgttttttgtctcGATTTCTTCGTCATTTTGATCAAAacgctataaaaataaatacaactaGAAACTGTTATTGAAATTTGGTTTCACTCTTTTCTTAATGGAGGAAATCAACAGGTTTTGAATGCAGTCTCTTAAAAAATTAGAATGGGGAAAAACCGTTTTAGCAATGTTTGcttacaaaattaaagaaagatagCTTCCTGCAAGACAAGAGTCAAAGCAGTCTCCTtcgcttacctccctttacagATCGCCCCCATGACGTCACTCCTAACGTCACATCTGACTTGCTGCGCATGTCACAAACCTCACAGTTGTTTTCAGAACAGAGATAACgaggagcaaaaaaaaaaataatgaggatGGCAACTGTAAGGATGTCGCCCATGTCGCGCTTGCTAAATGAAAAGTGACAGACCTCAGAGTTGACTCTCTTAGGTGACCCCACAGTGTACTCTAGCCATACGTTCACCTTTGCTTAACTTAGAATATCTCCAATGCAGCTACAGTTACGGCTGTGCTTTTAGGTCACATCTGATTGGAGAAATTTTCAAGGAATTTATTCCTGTTCTCATGATCCATTGATTCTTTTCATTTGAATTCCTCGCTGACACCTCAcaccataaaatacaaaactgttgCCTTTGCACAACATCCTGCCAACGTGTGAAACGTGAACATTTtcatgttgaaagaaaaagaaatgaaaagatgaaaaataaatagtgGGAGGGATCGGCGGTCCGCAGGACATTTATGATTCCCGGGTGTGGTTCCCGGCAAAATTCACACTCAACTATGTGAACAGTCCGTCGTATGATCGGTTTGTAGTCCGGTACAGGTGGTAGTCGGGTGATGTGGTTATCCACTTGGGCTGCCGGTACAGGATATTCTGAGTTTTAAAACTTTGCGGTGTGAATATAAACGACATAAATGCGTCCTGTATTCAAAAGTGTCAGTGTCCTTTAAACTGTCAGTTTTTTGCACTTGATTGACGGCAAGAGAAAggaattatttcttcatttatgcTAGATaccttttcctcttttcttcaaGTAATCGGCTTTCAAGAAAGGCAAGAACTCCCTTTTACAGAtttataacaatgaaaacaaaggatAAGATGTTAAAagcacacacattacacaccccagacagacacacatcaccacaaccacacaccacacacacacacaccacacatcccatcacacacacacgtatccatacacacaccacaccaccacacacacgcacacacacacgaaataaCATACAAGCTATGAAGGGTTTGATGGATTAGTGGTCGTCCCCGTAGAAACCATTGTTGTAGTCATCAAGCTCTCAGATCCTTTCCCATACTTAACACCAAAACTTTACGAGTACCCAAGTCAAACATTGCTGcctgtcacggaccgtccgcagacacgcgcattctttccacaaaccagaatatcctgatcgcttgagggtgggcgtaccttcttagaggcacgaataattattcaattcaaataattagtcaattgaaacaaaggcaaagtatcaatACTcctagattcactccttcattcgccacacaagatatcaCCTTATTACCATTCATCCATCGTACTATTAACGTTAACCATAAAATCGACTCCCGCAATATTTGTCACCGATGAAGAACacaatgttcgctcccgatgaaacatcaacctcttatattAAAGTCTCCGAgacctcccaagtcctctaatccaattagtcccactgatcttctttcccgaagtctatttattattgaaaataaatgggtTTTTACAGTACCCCCACAGTTTACAAACAGacgtctcggtcttgcgcatgcggccgcctcctagatgttttGGCCAGGGATGATGTTAGATCCGcgtgaaggccgggaggaaacctttcctccaccggcgcttactctccgGCTGTTAAGAAACTGTCCCTTCCAGCTccccacggtgcggacacggactacagtgactcacgaccctgtgaagtacatccacc encodes the following:
- the LOC112555820 gene encoding fucolectin-like, translated to MTHLVGKPFFTHLCLDTHRYTQVMLFCMYLHFFSAVLASDNVALRKPARHISTSVKYSYGTADKAVDGITDGDFYQHSCTHTDDKINTWWKVDLMGFYNITSVQLFTRTDDCWSRLQNFEVRVSQINPTTFPSLEGQRCVFFSQQVPSAGTLLTCSRPITGRFVSLYKAADDVLTICEMFVFGTKLDFSGTYQLVQDNSRSILRCDVTNCVLAPLAAL